CACCCACACTGTTACATTCAGCTGTCTTCTGTCTTCACAGTGCTCAGCTGGTATCTGTATAGAGAAGAGTTTATGTGATTATTTTTGGTTATGAGATCAGGATCAATCTTTATGGATAAATCTCTTCTAAAACATGAATCTTGCTACTCTAAAGTGGGAAATTGTCACTTTGATGCACAAAATCATAGAAGAAAGGTCCAATCTCTAATTCTTGACCAATTTGGCAGTTGTAGCAAGATCCATCTGAATAGTACTTGCTATAGATTTGCTGCAAATGTGctgatttctgttttaaattcaCTGCAATGCTTTACTggaatatttttcacttttactaGAATAGCCCCTTCCATTGCAGGGGAGTAACTTAACAATTAACCTGTTAACTGCCCCTCACAGAAAACTGTAAGCTTCAGTGGATAACAAAGTTGGTGAGGACAGTATCAATCATGGTTTCCAGATCCATACAGCAAGAACCAAAAACCAGCATaaactctgctgctgtttaCTTCAAGCCTACTTGCATCATGTAAGTGCACTGTGGTGTGCCCAGGTACAGCTACCTTAAGGAACAAACAGCTCAGCACTGACAAAACTGACTTTATAAACATGTCTGTGGATGCTTTCATCTGTCCACAAGTGATTTATTTTCCACCAAGAGTGTCTCACCTTGTTAAATGCACTGTTGATATTTAGGCAGAGGATGAAGAGCATAGAGCATTATAAGAAAGTGAGTAGAAGAGGTGGTCTCATCCAACTAATTTCTGTTGTGATTTAATTTATTCCAAAATCGTTTATCCAGGAACATGTTTTGTGTGAGGGGCTTGCATATCAAAGTTGGATTTAGGATATCAAAATGGCAATACCTCCAATTTTGTAAAATCTTTATGCCATCCTGTATTTTGTCACACATGAAGCTAAAGAATCACAGGATCTTAAATCTGGAAAGGACCTTGAGATTACCTAGTCTGTCCTGCCGTTCTAAGGTGAGTTGCTTCCTTTGCTCCCAGCCTTCTCTTCAGAGGTTGTTGAAATCTGGTTTTCTAAGCTGGACATGCAACTGGGGTCTGAGGCCCCCAGTTCTGAGGCCTTACCTACTCTGAGCTGAATTAGTTCACATCTTTAGAGAGAAAATATGGCATATATAATAATAACATATGTAACCCTTTTTTCAACTTAGGTTATACCTGACAAGATACTGACCATCAAAGATGTCTATAAGTGGAGTTCCTGGAATGGTGGGGATATTCACTGTTGTCTCACTGATGATGTTGAGGAGTGATTTGACTTCTGATTCTAGGTGCTCCACTGTTTTTATTACCTTCTAATGGAAAACAAGGGAGACAAATGGAGAAAGGAGGTAGTCAGAGGGTCAAGTGGAAGGAATTGCACCAGATGTGTTTGCAGAAATGCAAATCTCATATCCTTTAATGCCAGCAGCTAATTTAATCTGTAATGCGAATGCGCATTGCAGGTTTAAACATTCCTTGTGTTCTGCTGGCCTCTAGTGGCACCAAGTATTAGCACTTGGTTGTGCAAGAGTTATGTTACAGCAGCCCTGtataaagaataatttaaattcttGGAACTTTCCAttagtttgtttttaattccttCTCGTTTCTGacagaaatgcaatttattaAATGCAATAAAAGTATCTGCATGGACGATAAGAGAAGCTGATGGGGTGTAAGGATGAGGGCTGGGACTAGGGCAGAAGAGAGGTCATGTTCCCATTTGAGAACCACAGCATGATGTTTGGGAGCTCCCCAGCTGAGAATTAACAGGTTAGTTAAGCTGAGTTAACAGGTATCTTGTGATACCTGCTTAAGACaccaggggggaaaaaaaaatcaaattttgcAGCTTTCCTGGAATCCTCATCATAGAGCTCATTTAGCTCTTAAGTGTCAGCTGGGGTGAGCAGAAATTCCTCTATCAGTCTTGGAGTCACTTGCAGAACTCACATCTACCCATAAGTCAGTGTGAAACTTTACAAATACAGATTCTGAGATTTTTAAAGGCACAGATTAGAATGTTTAGATTATAAACATTAGAGCAAAGGCTGATATATAAAAAGTTGTTAATCAGTTCTTTTAAATTCATTAAGATTACATATTCCTGGTGATAATGGCTTTATGGATTTATGGATAAATAGGACATCTGAAAAAAGTAGTCCAACCTTGACTAATAAAGTCAAGAAGGGACACTGTCTAGAAAcatcctttttctttggtcAAAAGGATAGGGCAGAGGTCTGGTAAGGTTCAGGAGCCAGCACAATCCCTCTTACCTCTTCAATAATATCTAAGCGTTCGTGGAGCATGTGTTCATTACACCAGGTTCCTGTTTCCAGACCTCCAGGTGCCATAGTGACaggatcagcagcagctggaaatagAGACACAGGTCATTGGCAGAGGGTCA
This genomic interval from Ammospiza nelsoni isolate bAmmNel1 chromosome 8, bAmmNel1.pri, whole genome shotgun sequence contains the following:
- the PLAC9 gene encoding placenta-specific protein 9, which codes for MLFLWALVFALVLQEQDPLAAADPVTMAPGGLETGTWCNEHMLHERLDIIEEKVIKTVEHLESEVKSLLNIISETTVNIPTIPGTPLIDIFDDTS